The proteins below come from a single Crossiella sp. CA-258035 genomic window:
- a CDS encoding ROK family transcriptional regulator, protein MGDARTLLDRSTHGHGSNLKRLIIEIMIKSDRQSRIARRTGLSSASVSTAVQELSANGVVETDKGGDSSGKSRSGKVRLRELRGVAIGVDLGFNHVSVVARPVTSSFDQVIQRRETPGMNRGLRLLLPDVLNLIQDAVEETGQKMADVVATGLAVPRMVEPRTGMFTTPVLAPWRAEDRPIQELSAALGVPVAMDNDANLGALTEQTYGSDEAVEHVAYVKASTGVGVGIMIGSTLLRGQRGMAGELGHLTIEPDGDVCLCGGRGCLDTIVGAESLVAKAKQAQRGSSREAPSTLGALVHSAQAGDAVCGRILSDAGRTLGFALAQLCNLINPRHIIIGGELAEAEHLVLDTCRQELRRYALAGTVHQDGDFKLRTSALSPFAEAQGALILGLQSRSSK, encoded by the coding sequence ATGGGCGACGCGCGCACACTCCTGGACCGTTCAACTCACGGTCACGGTTCCAACCTCAAAAGGCTGATCATCGAAATTATGATCAAGTCTGATCGGCAGTCCCGTATCGCCCGGCGGACCGGCTTGTCGTCGGCGTCGGTTTCGACTGCGGTGCAGGAGTTGAGCGCGAACGGCGTGGTGGAGACCGACAAGGGGGGCGACAGTTCGGGCAAATCCCGGAGCGGAAAAGTGCGGCTGCGGGAACTGCGCGGCGTCGCAATCGGGGTAGATCTGGGGTTCAACCACGTCTCCGTGGTGGCCAGACCCGTGACCAGCTCGTTCGACCAGGTGATCCAGCGCAGGGAGACGCCCGGCATGAACCGGGGGTTGCGGCTGCTTCTGCCGGACGTGCTCAACCTGATCCAGGACGCCGTCGAGGAGACCGGCCAGAAGATGGCGGACGTGGTGGCGACGGGCCTGGCCGTACCGCGGATGGTCGAGCCGCGGACGGGGATGTTCACCACGCCGGTGCTCGCGCCGTGGCGAGCGGAGGACCGGCCCATACAGGAGCTCAGCGCGGCACTCGGGGTGCCCGTGGCCATGGACAACGACGCGAATCTCGGCGCATTGACGGAACAGACGTACGGCTCTGACGAGGCTGTCGAACATGTCGCCTACGTGAAGGCGTCCACCGGCGTGGGGGTGGGCATCATGATCGGCTCGACGCTCCTGCGCGGCCAGCGCGGCATGGCTGGCGAACTCGGACATCTGACCATTGAGCCCGACGGAGATGTCTGCCTGTGTGGCGGGCGCGGTTGCCTGGACACCATCGTCGGCGCCGAGTCGCTCGTCGCCAAGGCCAAGCAGGCCCAACGGGGCAGCTCGCGGGAGGCCCCGTCCACTCTGGGCGCACTCGTGCACAGCGCGCAGGCCGGTGACGCCGTGTGTGGTCGCATCCTGAGCGACGCCGGCCGGACGCTCGGCTTCGCACTGGCCCAGCTGTGCAATCTCATCAATCCACGGCACATCATCATCGGCGGCGAACTCGCGGAGGCGGAGCACCTGGTGCTGGACACCTGCCGTCAAGAACTCAGGAGGTACGCGCTCGCGGGCACGGTCCACCAGGACGGTGATTTCAAGCTGCGCACCAGCGCGCTGAGCCCGTTCGCCGAGGCGCAGGGCGCTCTCATCCTCGGACTTCAGTCCAGGTCGTCGAAATGA
- the map gene encoding type I methionyl aminopeptidase, protein MPVRAPLKPGQQSPRRPVPAHIERPEYVDKPAPKRNTDPWVQPPEIIEAMRVAGRLAAQALAEAGKVCVPGATTDEVDAVVHEFLCDNGAYPSTLGYRNYPKSCCTSLNEVICHGIPDSTVIEDGDIVNVDVTAFIGGVHGDTNATFLAGHVAEEAQLLVERTREATARAIKAVKPGRQINVIGRVIEAYAKRFGYGVVRDFTGHGIGRSFHSGLVVLHYDEPSMDTVLEPGMTFTIEPMITLGTIDYDMWADGWTVTTKDKKFTAQFEHTVLVTTDGAEILTLP, encoded by the coding sequence ATGCCCGTCCGCGCCCCACTCAAGCCCGGCCAGCAGTCGCCGCGGCGACCCGTGCCCGCACACATCGAGCGTCCCGAGTACGTGGACAAGCCGGCGCCCAAGCGCAACACCGATCCGTGGGTGCAGCCGCCGGAGATCATCGAGGCCATGCGGGTGGCAGGCAGGCTGGCCGCCCAGGCGCTGGCCGAGGCGGGCAAGGTGTGCGTGCCGGGCGCGACCACCGACGAGGTGGACGCGGTGGTGCACGAGTTCCTCTGCGACAACGGGGCCTACCCGTCCACGCTGGGCTACCGGAACTACCCGAAATCCTGCTGCACCTCGCTCAACGAGGTCATCTGCCACGGCATCCCGGACAGCACGGTGATCGAGGACGGCGACATCGTCAATGTCGACGTCACCGCGTTCATCGGCGGCGTGCACGGCGACACCAACGCCACCTTCCTGGCCGGGCACGTCGCCGAGGAGGCGCAGCTGCTGGTCGAGCGGACCAGGGAGGCCACCGCGAGGGCGATCAAGGCGGTCAAGCCCGGTCGTCAGATCAACGTGATCGGGCGGGTCATCGAGGCTTACGCCAAGCGGTTCGGCTACGGCGTGGTGCGCGACTTCACCGGGCACGGCATCGGCCGGTCCTTCCACAGCGGCCTGGTCGTGCTGCACTACGACGAGCCGAGCATGGACACCGTGCTGGAGCCCGGCATGACCTTCACCATCGAGCCGATGATCACCCTGGGCACCATCGACTACGACATGTGGGCCGACGGCTGGACGGTGACCACCAAGGACAAGAAGTTCACCGCCCAGTTCGAGCACACCGTGCTGGTCACCACCGACGGCGCAGAGATCCTCACCCTGCCGTGA
- a CDS encoding asparagine synthase-related protein yields the protein MTFVSTVGHTPCVVGSFPALQGGAVATAPASATQVWPGLPIAVTWGEWRPREFRTVACPEVQLLLIGQCAAGDAQLRADLATALRRDRLELVTWWPGSYLAIVATEEKLVAFVDLAGQYPLYYHPGERLTFGTSPVPTAMASGAGLKTDPLVAAAEIFCGAVPMLTHGLTPVRGLRRLEAGEALQVTARGAVSRWTHADLAPDQRLSLGEAAGALRESLEIAVSTRTAIGHVSTDFSGGFDSTSIAFLAARHLSAPLTAFVYHHPDAPADDLDHAVRNAGLSSKIQLEIVPGTSATLPYRNLGASPPTGLPDFAAVTHERNHLRLRHVAATGEGVHLGGEGADALVVAPPAYLGDLASERRIRQLLADSGAWARLRNESPAHVLSRAIQLSRTSRRRALHAYARRLHRLDTHYPSWVDAISWWPSPGPESSWLTIGARRALVELMHDHADRVRQTPQDGGVADFTARNDLRRSGAVQQQLSEMARPYCVWPQAPFLDNDVVRACTALLASRRASGTVFKPLVRTALNEVIPAAALDRRSKGNYLGEDYRGARIEAAGLRKRVSASPLADMGLIEPSAVRSSIDRAVLGADTPFPALNRLIAYDLWLRSME from the coding sequence GTGACATTCGTGTCCACGGTCGGCCACACACCGTGCGTTGTGGGCTCTTTTCCTGCTCTCCAGGGCGGCGCCGTCGCGACCGCCCCGGCCAGCGCGACCCAGGTCTGGCCGGGCCTGCCCATCGCTGTCACCTGGGGTGAGTGGCGCCCCCGCGAATTCCGCACGGTCGCTTGTCCCGAAGTGCAACTGCTGCTCATCGGCCAGTGTGCCGCTGGAGACGCCCAACTGCGCGCCGACCTCGCCACAGCACTGCGAAGGGATCGGCTGGAACTGGTCACCTGGTGGCCGGGCAGCTACCTCGCGATCGTGGCCACCGAGGAGAAACTCGTCGCTTTCGTCGATCTCGCGGGCCAATACCCGTTGTATTACCACCCAGGGGAGCGACTGACCTTCGGAACGAGCCCGGTGCCCACCGCGATGGCTTCGGGTGCAGGGCTCAAGACTGATCCGCTCGTCGCCGCCGCGGAGATCTTCTGTGGTGCGGTGCCGATGCTCACACATGGTCTGACACCGGTGCGTGGTCTTCGCAGACTTGAGGCCGGCGAAGCACTCCAAGTGACGGCCCGCGGAGCGGTCTCGCGGTGGACCCATGCGGATCTCGCCCCGGATCAGCGACTCTCGCTGGGGGAGGCTGCCGGAGCGTTGCGCGAGTCGCTGGAGATCGCCGTGTCCACCCGGACCGCGATCGGGCACGTGAGCACTGACTTCAGCGGCGGGTTCGACTCCACCTCGATCGCCTTTCTCGCGGCTCGACACCTGTCAGCCCCGTTGACCGCTTTCGTCTACCACCATCCTGACGCGCCTGCAGACGACCTCGACCACGCCGTGCGCAACGCAGGCTTGAGCTCGAAGATCCAGCTTGAAATCGTTCCAGGAACGAGCGCCACCCTCCCGTACCGGAATCTCGGTGCGTCGCCCCCCACCGGGCTGCCTGACTTCGCGGCAGTCACGCACGAGCGAAACCACCTCCGTCTGCGGCATGTCGCGGCCACGGGCGAGGGTGTGCACCTCGGCGGGGAGGGAGCGGACGCGCTTGTGGTCGCGCCGCCGGCTTACCTGGGCGACCTGGCCAGCGAGCGACGGATACGCCAACTGCTCGCGGATTCGGGCGCGTGGGCTCGACTGCGAAACGAATCCCCGGCTCACGTGCTGTCCCGAGCGATCCAGTTGTCGAGAACGTCGAGGCGACGTGCACTGCACGCGTACGCCCGCCGGCTGCACCGCTTGGACACCCACTACCCGAGCTGGGTGGACGCGATCTCATGGTGGCCTTCGCCGGGCCCGGAGTCCTCGTGGCTCACCATCGGCGCACGCCGCGCGCTGGTGGAACTCATGCATGATCACGCCGACCGCGTGCGCCAGACCCCACAGGACGGCGGAGTCGCCGACTTCACCGCGCGGAATGACCTTCGCCGGTCTGGGGCAGTCCAACAACAACTGAGCGAAATGGCTCGCCCGTACTGTGTGTGGCCCCAGGCGCCGTTTCTGGACAATGACGTCGTCCGCGCCTGCACCGCATTGCTCGCGTCGAGACGGGCCTCTGGCACGGTGTTCAAGCCCCTGGTCCGCACGGCGTTGAACGAGGTGATTCCCGCCGCTGCGCTGGACCGCAGATCCAAGGGCAACTACCTGGGTGAGGACTACCGGGGCGCACGAATCGAAGCCGCTGGGCTGCGGAAGCGAGTCTCCGCATCTCCCCTGGCAGATATGGGACTGATCGAACCGAGTGCGGTCCGCTCGTCGATCGACCGAGCGGTTCTGGGGGCAGACACTCCCTTTCCGGCGTTGAATCGACTGATCGCCTATGACCTCTGGCTCAGGAGCATGGAGTGA